The following proteins are encoded in a genomic region of Pseudodesulfovibrio mercurii:
- a CDS encoding menaquinone biosynthetic enzyme MqnA/MqnD family protein, giving the protein MSVRLGKIGYLNVLPIYHPLETGILPMDCEVTSGPPAELNRLMDAGLLDVSAASSVEYARHADKYYLIPDIAIGSRGPVQSVLLLSRRPVEELDRRTILVSAQTHTSAALLRVLQAKLWKIRTVFTTGSATDVLGTGERPQAILCIGDEALNLRYHPDYPYRIDLGEAWRELTGLPFIFGVWIVSRESWNRDREKVEQAANLLLAGKHWGEENIADVCVMAAEESCLNDEEMCSYFDGLVYDLGPEEQRGMRAFYESLVETGIIERVPELVFLPSA; this is encoded by the coding sequence ATGAGCGTGCGTCTCGGCAAGATCGGCTATCTCAACGTCCTGCCCATCTACCATCCCCTGGAGACCGGCATCCTGCCCATGGACTGCGAGGTCACTTCGGGCCCGCCCGCCGAGTTGAACCGGCTCATGGACGCCGGGCTCCTCGACGTGTCCGCCGCGTCCAGCGTGGAATACGCGCGCCACGCGGACAAGTACTACCTCATCCCGGACATCGCCATCGGCAGCCGGGGACCGGTGCAGTCGGTGCTGCTCCTGAGCCGCCGCCCGGTGGAGGAACTGGACCGCAGGACCATCCTGGTCAGCGCCCAGACCCACACCTCCGCCGCCCTGCTCCGCGTGCTCCAGGCCAAATTGTGGAAGATACGGACCGTGTTCACCACCGGCAGCGCCACCGACGTCCTCGGCACCGGGGAACGTCCCCAGGCCATCCTGTGCATCGGCGACGAGGCCCTGAACCTGCGCTATCACCCCGACTATCCCTACCGCATCGACCTGGGCGAGGCCTGGCGCGAGCTGACCGGCCTGCCGTTCATCTTCGGCGTCTGGATCGTCAGCCGCGAAAGCTGGAACCGGGACAGGGAAAAGGTGGAACAGGCCGCGAATCTGCTCCTGGCGGGCAAGCACTGGGGCGAGGAGAACATCGCCGACGTCTGCGTCATGGCCGCCGAGGAGAGCTGCCTGAACGATGAGGAGATGTGCTCCTACTTCGACGGCCTGGTCTACGACCTCGGGCCCGAGGAGCAACGGGGCATGCGGGCCTTCTACGAAAGCCTGGTGGAGACCGGGATCATCGAACGCGTCCCGGAGCTGGTCTTCCTGCCCTCCGCCTAG
- the mqnC gene encoding cyclic dehypoxanthinyl futalosine synthase translates to MSELEKIYGKVLDGGRIGFDEAETLYAEAEFHDLGRLAHQVRLRRHPEPVVTYVVDRNINYSNVCVCCCKFCAFYREPGGADGYVLSFEEIGRKIDETIALGGTQILMQGGHHPDLPLTWYEDMLRFIKAEHPVHIHAFSPPEVVFWANREGLSVAEVIRRLRAAGLDSIPGGGAEILVDEVRSRVAPNKCPSDQWLGVMEEAHRQGLRTTATMMFGHLETPVQRLEHLFRVREVQDRTHGFTAFIPWTFQPDHTALPRCRKLTSVEYLRTLAVSRIVLDNVDNIQVSWVTMGPKIAQLALYFGGNDFGSTMIEENVVKAAGVSFSLSREEIHRLVRGAGFVPRQRTMDYTLLEAE, encoded by the coding sequence ATGAGCGAGCTTGAAAAAATATATGGGAAGGTTCTGGACGGCGGGCGGATCGGGTTCGACGAGGCCGAGACGCTGTATGCTGAGGCGGAGTTTCACGACCTGGGGCGGTTGGCCCATCAGGTGCGGCTGCGCAGGCATCCCGAGCCCGTGGTCACCTACGTGGTGGACCGGAACATCAACTATTCCAACGTCTGCGTCTGCTGCTGCAAGTTCTGCGCGTTCTACCGCGAGCCCGGCGGAGCGGACGGCTACGTGCTCTCCTTCGAAGAGATCGGACGCAAGATCGACGAGACCATCGCCCTGGGCGGCACCCAGATCCTCATGCAGGGCGGGCACCACCCGGACCTGCCCCTGACCTGGTACGAGGACATGCTCCGCTTCATCAAGGCCGAGCACCCCGTGCACATCCACGCCTTTTCCCCGCCCGAGGTGGTCTTCTGGGCCAACAGGGAAGGTCTCTCCGTGGCCGAGGTCATCCGGCGGCTACGTGCGGCCGGGCTGGACTCCATCCCCGGCGGCGGGGCCGAGATCCTGGTGGACGAGGTCCGCTCCCGGGTGGCTCCCAACAAGTGTCCGTCCGACCAGTGGCTCGGCGTCATGGAGGAGGCCCACCGCCAGGGGCTGCGGACCACCGCGACCATGATGTTCGGCCACCTCGAGACCCCGGTCCAGCGGCTCGAACACCTCTTCCGGGTGCGCGAGGTCCAGGACCGCACCCACGGCTTCACGGCCTTCATCCCCTGGACCTTCCAGCCCGACCACACCGCCCTGCCTCGCTGCCGCAAGCTGACCAGCGTGGAGTACCTGCGTACCCTGGCCGTCTCGCGCATCGTCCTGGACAATGTGGACAACATCCAGGTTTCCTGGGTGACCATGGGGCCCAAGATCGCCCAGCTGGCCCTGTATTTCGGCGGCAACGACTTCGGCTCGACCATGATCGAGGAGAACGTGGTCAAGGCCGCGGGCGTGTCCTTCAGCCTGTCCCGCGAGGAAATCCACCGCCTGGTCCGGGGCGCGGGGTTCGTCCCCCGGCAGCGGACCATGGACTATACCCTTCTGGAGGCCGAATAA
- a CDS encoding selenium metabolism-associated LysR family transcriptional regulator, whose product MDIRKLEAFCKVYELQSFSKAGEAMFLSQPTISSHVANLEDELGVKLFDRLGRKIMPTQAGDVLYESMVTIFRNLDRAKAAIEVLRDRVVGELQVGCSTIPSHSLLPELLKSFSAKYPEVSFVVHTGDSSEVIRRVACGDWPVGIVGKRPEEEELVAKLLARDETILVASPHAPWLPEGDNLPMERLVELPWIMRVKGSATRLVLENALNKAGYSLQNLNVRIKVEGTCESLAHAVHGVGMCFTSKLAAQSLLDSGEVVRIKAPALEGRREFYLIHHGGRYMFPALKAFVEFHG is encoded by the coding sequence ATGGACATCAGAAAGCTTGAGGCCTTTTGCAAGGTATACGAACTGCAAAGTTTTTCCAAGGCCGGGGAGGCCATGTTCCTGTCCCAGCCGACCATCAGTTCGCACGTGGCCAACTTGGAGGACGAGTTGGGCGTCAAGCTGTTCGACCGGTTGGGGCGGAAGATCATGCCCACCCAGGCCGGTGATGTCCTCTACGAGAGCATGGTGACCATCTTCCGCAACCTGGACCGGGCCAAGGCGGCCATCGAGGTCCTGCGCGACCGGGTGGTCGGCGAGTTGCAGGTGGGGTGCAGCACCATCCCGTCGCACAGTCTTCTGCCGGAACTGCTCAAGTCCTTTTCCGCCAAGTATCCCGAGGTCTCCTTCGTGGTCCACACCGGCGACTCGTCCGAGGTCATCCGCAGGGTGGCCTGCGGCGACTGGCCCGTGGGCATTGTGGGCAAGCGGCCCGAGGAAGAGGAACTGGTGGCCAAGCTCCTGGCCAGGGACGAGACCATCCTGGTGGCCTCTCCGCACGCTCCCTGGCTGCCCGAGGGCGACAACCTGCCCATGGAGCGGTTGGTGGAGTTGCCGTGGATCATGCGCGTCAAGGGCTCGGCCACGCGGCTGGTCCTGGAGAACGCCTTGAACAAGGCGGGCTATTCCCTGCAGAACCTGAATGTGCGCATCAAGGTGGAGGGCACCTGCGAGAGCCTGGCCCACGCGGTGCACGGGGTGGGGATGTGCTTCACCTCGAAACTGGCCGCCCAGTCCCTGCTGGACAGCGGCGAGGTGGTCCGGATCAAGGCCCCTGCCCTGGAGGGACGGCGCGAGTTCTACCTGATCCACCACGGCGGCCGGTACATGTTCCCGGCCCTCAAGGCCTTCGTGGAATTCCACGGCTAG